Sequence from the Curtobacterium sp. MCLR17_007 genome:
ATGAACACGACGATGCCGAAGATGTAGAGCGGCCGGCGTCCGAAGACGTCGGAGAGCTTGCCGTAGATCGGCGTCGCGATGGTCGACGTGATCAGGTACGCCGTCGTGACCCAGGCCTGCTGGTCGAGCCCGTGCAGGTCGTCGCCGATCGTGCGGATGGCGGTGCCGAACACGGTCTGGCCGAGCGAGGACAGGAACATGCCCGCCATCAGGCCGTAGATGACGAGCAGGATCTGGCGGTGCGTCATGAGCGGCTGCCCGGAGCCGGGAGTGCCGGCTGCGGAGGCGTCGTGACGCCCGCGCTGCACCTGGACCGGTGCGGTGGCGGTTGACATGGGTTCCTTCGGTTCGATCGGTGGGGCGGCTGCTCGGGAGACCGGACACGCCGTCGCGCGGACCCGTGGGGTGGGAGCCGGCGCCGTTCTCGACCTTGCAGTGACTGCAAAGTTACACCATGTGCTTCCGGCAAGCAACTAAATGATCGCCGTAGGCTGGCAGCGTGACCGAGGACCGCGCCGACTCCGAGCGAGCACTCCGACAGCAGCTCGACCGGCTCTGGGTGCGCCAGGCCCTGCGGTCGGTGCTCATCGAGGACCGCGGCGGCCTCGACCCCACCGCCCGGGTGCTCGTCCGCGCCGTCGAGCGCCTCGGGCCGGTGCGTGCGACGGTCGTGGCCGAGGTGACCGGGCTGTCGCGCCCCGTGGTGAGTCGTCGCGTCGCGTCGCTCGTCGCAGCCGGCCACCTCGGCACGGCACCCGACCCGGAGGACGGTCGGGCCAGCCTGCTCGAGCTCGCCCCGGCCGGCCGTGCGCTGCTCGACCAGCTCGACGCGCACGGGGACGAGACGTTCGCCGACGTCGTGGGGGAGTTCGCCGACGACGACCTGCGCACCCTGGCCGCGCTGCTCGGCCGGATGAACGACCGCGCCGACGCGGTGCTGCGGGCGGCGGTCCGCCGGCGCTGAGCGCACGGTGCGGGGTTGGTCCGGAGCATGCCCGTCTCGAGGTTCCACGACTCGCCGATCAGTTGTGCGCTGGTTGCCGAGGTGACCGGCTCGAGCGGCCGAGATGCCGCGATTGCGGAACCTGGCGACACAGGGTGGGGCAGTCCCGTCCTGCCCCACCACGTGACGGACGGGAGGCCCGGTGCCAGCTGGCACCGGGCCTCCCGTCCGTTCCGCGGTGCGGGGTCAGCCGGCGGTCGTCACCGTCGCGGACAGCGCGCTCCGCACGGAGCCCCAGCTCGCAAGGCGCTCGCGCGCCGCGTCGTCCCGCTCGGCATCGAGGGCACTCGCGTGCGCGCGCTCGAGGACCTCGTCGATGACGATGCGCGTGCCGGACCGGGTCGATGCGATCGCGGCCTCGACCATGGCCAGGCTCATGACGTTGCCGTGGACCTCGCCGTCCGGGGTGGTGCCGGCGTCGAGCGCACGGACGAAGGACGCGAGCGCCCCCGCGATCTCGGCACCGACGCCCGGGGCGTCAGCGGGGGAGCCCGGTGTGCCGTCGAGGTCGCTCGTCGGCTCGTGGTCGCCGTCCCAGAGTGCCGCTCCAGCCGACCCGGAGGCCCGCCAGTCGCCGTTCCACGAGGTCTCCGCTCCGGGAGCGCACCACGAGCCGTCGTAGACGTACCGGATGTCGTCCTCGAAGGTGAAGACCGCCGCGGCCGCCGCGTCCCCGCGGTACCACGACCACGAGGGGTTGTACGACTCGCAGTAGACCGACACCGGGTCCCGCTCGAGCAGGTACCGAGCGGAGTCGAACGGGTGGATCGCCATGTCGAGCAGCAGGACGTCGTCCATCTCCTCGCGGAAGCCGCCGAAGTGCGGGGCCTTGGCGAACCGGGTGCTCAGCGTGCCGAGGTCGCCGAGGTCGCGCAGGTGCTGCCGGAACGCGACCAGGTGGTCGTTGTACCGGCGGGACTGGGACACCATGAACAGCTGCCCGGTGGCCTCGGCGGCGGCGGCGAGCGAGAGCGCCTCGGCGACGGTCTGCGCGGCGGGCTTCTCGCCGAGGACGGGGAGGCCGGCGTGCAGGGCCTCCATCGTGATCGGGTGGTGCGCGACCGGCACGGTGATGTCGAGCACCGCCTGTGCACCCGTCTCGGCGGCCAGCTCCGTCAGGCTGCGGCCGACCGGGATCGACGGGTCGCCCGCCAGCTCGGCACCCGCTCGGGCCACGTCGAGGTCGAGGTCGACGATGCCGACGAGCTCGACGTCCTGGCTCGCGGCGACGGTGCTGAGCCATGCGCGGCCCATCCCGCCGGCGCCGACCTGGACCACGCGGAGCGTCATGCCTGTGCCCCTGCCGGCTCGTGCGTGTCCTGGCCGTCGTGGTCGGCGTGGTCGTCCTGTTCGTCGACCGGCGCGTCGTCGAACGGGCCGCGGTAGTGCTGGCCTTCGAAGTACTCGCCCAGGTCGTAGCGGCGGAGCGTCGGGATCTCGCGCTCGCGCTCCGGACGGGCCCACTCGGTGGCGTTCGCGATCACCCGACGCACGTCCTTGTGGTGGTACACGGGGAAGTCCTGGTCACCCGGCGAGAAGAAGAAGATCTTCCCGAAGCCGCGGCGGTAGGTCATGCCGCTGCGGAAGACCTCACCGCCGGTGAAGCCCGAGATGAACACGAGCTCGTCGGGGGTGGGGACGTCGAAGTACTCGCCGTACATCTCCTGCTCGGGGATCACGATCGGGTTCGGCACGCCGCGGGTGATCGGGTGCTGCGGGTTCACCGTCCAGACGAGCTCCTGGTCGTGCTCGCTGCGCCAGCGGAGGGTGCACGTCGTGCCCATCAGCTTGCCGAAGATCTTCGACCAGTGGCCGGAGTGCAGGACGACCAGGCCCATCCCGGAGAGCACGTGCTTGTGCACCCGGTCGACCACGGCGTCGTCGACGTCGGCGTGCGCCGCGTGCCCCCACCAGGTCAGGACGTCGGTCTGGCTGAGGACCTCGTCGGTCAGGCCGTGCTCCGGTTCCTGCATCGTCGCCGTGCGGACGACGGCGTCGGGCAGGTTCTCGCGGATGCCGTCCGCGATCGCGCCGTGCATGCCCTCGGGGTAGCGCTCGGCGACGTGCTGCTCGACCTGCTCGTGGACGTTCTCGCCCCAGACGGTGATGCGCAGCGGGGTGGAGGTGGTGTCGCTCATGACGTTCGGCTTTCTCCCCTGGACAGGGTCGTTCGTGGGTGGTTGTGGCGCGACGGTCACTTGACTGCGCCGCCGAGTGCGCCGGCAGCGATGTACTTCTGGGCGAAGATCAGCAGGACTGCGGCCGGCAGGGACGCCAGGACCGACGTCGCCATGACTGGCCCCCAGTCGGTCACGTTCGAGCCGATGTAGTTGTAGATGCCGAGCGTGATCGGGCGGACGGCGGTCGTCGAGGTCAGGGTCAGCGCGATGAGGAAATCACCCCAGGCGCCGAGGAAGGTGAACAGCGCCGCGGTGACGATCGCGTTGCGGCTGATCGGCACGACGATGGACACGAACGCCCGGAAGTCGCTGGCGCCGTCGACCAGGGCCGCTTCGACCAGGCTCGGCGGGATCGACTCCATGAAGGCACGCATCAGCAGGATCGCGAAGGGCACCTGCACGGCGCTGTCCGCGAGGATCAGGCCGATGTAGCTGTTGAGCAGGCCGACGTTGTTGAACAGCGTGTACAGCGCGTTCGCGATGACGATCGCGGGGATCATCTGCGTGATGAGCAGCACGAGCATGAACACGCCGGTGCCGCGCATCTTGAACCGGGCCAGTCCGTAGGCGGCCGGGGTCGCGATGACGAGCGTCAGCACGACGGTGCCGAGCCCGATCACCATGCTCGTGACGAAGTTCTGCCCCTGCTGGGCGAACGCGGCCTCGTACCCGGCGAAGGTCGGGCTCCAGGGGAACCACGTCGCGGTGGCGGCGCCCGAGGTGGCCTGCAGGCTCGTGTTCACCATCCAGTAGACGGGGAAGATCATGATCGCCAGGAACAGGCACCCGAGGATCGTGAACGGGATGCCCTTGACGGTCCCGCGCGGGCGGGGGGCTTTGGCGGTCCGCCTCGTGGTGAGCGCACGGGTGGCGGTGACGGTCTGGTTCGCGATGCCGACGCTCATTCGTCGACCGCCTTCCGGGAGATGGCCAGGTAGATCATGGCGAAGACGAACGAGACGACGATGAGCACGTTGCTGACCGCGGCTCCGATGCCGAACTGGAAGTTGATGAACGACTGGTGGTAGGCGTTCGTGGCGAGGGTCTGCGTCGAGTTCGCGGGGCCGCCGCCGGTCAGGCCGAGGATGATGTCCACGACCTTCAGTGTGTAGACGACCCCGAGCACGATCACGACGCTGACCACGCTCCGGATGCTGGGCCAGGTGATGTGCCAGAAGGCCTTCCAGCCGGTGGCGCCGTCGAGGGACGCCGCTTCGTAGAGCTCCGGGGGCACGGACTGCAGCCCGCTGTAGAGGATCGTCGTGTTGAACGGGATGCCGAGCCAGACGTTGACGCCGATGACGGCGATGAGCGCCAGGCTCGGGCTGACCAGCCACGGGACCGGGGCGATGCCGACGACGCCGAGCAGCTGGTTCAGGGCGCCGCTGTCCTGGTCGAGCAG
This genomic interval carries:
- a CDS encoding Gfo/Idh/MocA family oxidoreductase, whose amino-acid sequence is MTLRVVQVGAGGMGRAWLSTVAASQDVELVGIVDLDLDVARAGAELAGDPSIPVGRSLTELAAETGAQAVLDITVPVAHHPITMEALHAGLPVLGEKPAAQTVAEALSLAAAAEATGQLFMVSQSRRYNDHLVAFRQHLRDLGDLGTLSTRFAKAPHFGGFREEMDDVLLLDMAIHPFDSARYLLERDPVSVYCESYNPSWSWYRGDAAAAAVFTFEDDIRYVYDGSWCAPGAETSWNGDWRASGSAGAALWDGDHEPTSDLDGTPGSPADAPGVGAEIAGALASFVRALDAGTTPDGEVHGNVMSLAMVEAAIASTRSGTRIVIDEVLERAHASALDAERDDAARERLASWGSVRSALSATVTTAG
- a CDS encoding sugar ABC transporter permease translates to MTRWLFVVPAAIFVIVFFGYPVVKNIIMSFQDYTTATFFTGEAPWVGLGNYIQVFQSAVFTTSIVNTALFTAGSIILQFIIGLALALFFRRHFPLSGFLRGLLLLPWLLPLIASSAVWKWLLDQDSGALNQLLGVVGIAPVPWLVSPSLALIAVIGVNVWLGIPFNTTILYSGLQSVPPELYEAASLDGATGWKAFWHITWPSIRSVVSVVIVLGVVYTLKVVDIILGLTGGGPANSTQTLATNAYHQSFINFQFGIGAAVSNVLIVVSFVFAMIYLAISRKAVDE
- a CDS encoding ThuA domain-containing protein; this translates as MSDTTSTPLRITVWGENVHEQVEQHVAERYPEGMHGAIADGIRENLPDAVVRTATMQEPEHGLTDEVLSQTDVLTWWGHAAHADVDDAVVDRVHKHVLSGMGLVVLHSGHWSKIFGKLMGTTCTLRWRSEHDQELVWTVNPQHPITRGVPNPIVIPEQEMYGEYFDVPTPDELVFISGFTGGEVFRSGMTYRRGFGKIFFFSPGDQDFPVYHHKDVRRVIANATEWARPEREREIPTLRRYDLGEYFEGQHYRGPFDDAPVDEQDDHADHDGQDTHEPAGAQA
- a CDS encoding carbohydrate ABC transporter permease, with product MSVGIANQTVTATRALTTRRTAKAPRPRGTVKGIPFTILGCLFLAIMIFPVYWMVNTSLQATSGAATATWFPWSPTFAGYEAAFAQQGQNFVTSMVIGLGTVVLTLVIATPAAYGLARFKMRGTGVFMLVLLITQMIPAIVIANALYTLFNNVGLLNSYIGLILADSAVQVPFAILLMRAFMESIPPSLVEAALVDGASDFRAFVSIVVPISRNAIVTAALFTFLGAWGDFLIALTLTSTTAVRPITLGIYNYIGSNVTDWGPVMATSVLASLPAAVLLIFAQKYIAAGALGGAVK
- a CDS encoding MarR family winged helix-turn-helix transcriptional regulator, yielding MTEDRADSERALRQQLDRLWVRQALRSVLIEDRGGLDPTARVLVRAVERLGPVRATVVAEVTGLSRPVVSRRVASLVAAGHLGTAPDPEDGRASLLELAPAGRALLDQLDAHGDETFADVVGEFADDDLRTLAALLGRMNDRADAVLRAAVRRR